CGGTACAGTGGATCTCCTCGGAATCCCGGAGAGGACCGTCAACACTTGCGTTTGTCGAGCTGGATCTGGTGGGAGAGGTTCGTGGGGGGCACGTCCTTCTCAGGTAGCACGATATCGGTACCAAAACCTTGGAAAACAGTTGAACTCCACATACACAAGGGTATAGAGTACTGCGACCGAGCACTAGATGTGGTAGAGACGGCGGATATGGCGGACGACACTATCGAAGAGGCTTAGATCTAGAGGTTTGGGGGTGACTGAAGCTGACCTGCATGATGGAGAAGTGGGGAAACCCCTAGAAGGTTACGGATCCGGTGTCCCAAACTCCGAAACGAAGACACGAGTGGCGGAAACGAAGACACGAGTGGCGGAAACGAGTAGAACACGGTGGTAAGCAAGCTAAAGACGATGAGTAACAGGAGGCAGAGCAGAGGACCCGACGCCAGCGGCCAGAGGCCTCGCCGGCGTCGAGAGAGATGATAACTGTCGGCTCCTCGATTGTCGGGCCCGAGAGAGAAATAGGGCGACAAATTCAAACAATTGTGATATCCACTTACAAAAAGCGGGCATCAGCAATCTATAACACTATTTTAGTATCAAAACCACACAATTTCAGCActaaaaaagttcttctccGACCACAATACCAAATTTCACACTAAAAactgttttataatattatatgtatttatgtttttgtcatttttttaattgtctattttattgataaaataagTGAATAGTATTTTAGTGGAGTGAATAGTGTTTTAGTGTGGTAAATAGTATCACCCTAAATTTGATGTGAAATTATAGTATTGAactaaaatgatattatttttagcGTTGGATTAGAAAAAGTTTTTGTGTCAAAATCACACTAATATAGAGTTTTAGTGGAAATGgtctaatatttttaatcgaACTATAAATGTAAAAGCTATATTATTGATAAAAGAAGTAAAAAGTCATCTTTGAATCAGAGTGTGCGGATTTACTTAAGACTTGTAAAACACATAGGTTTGCTTAATTTAATGGCGGATTTAGATTATTTAACTCACTTTAGACGGAATTTTTAAGTGATATCTTAAGTATATTCCGCAAATCTTAAATATTCATGCTAATACCCTTATTAAAATGACGCAAATACAACactatttattttctatataagtcATAACTAATCGTTAGATCGGAAAATCATAATCAAAAATCACTTAACGGGTTTTATAtgacataaaaattaaaaaaaaaatcactaaaatttttctctacaaaacaaaaatagattttcgagcaacaaacaaaaatagattATTGTCATTTATAGTACTAAAtgaataaaatctataaaataggtgtatcaataaaatattttatttaaaattaacagaaccaagaaattttgttttaatagtaaatttaacaataaaataaaaaaaataaaaaaatttgtagtATACAAATAGCTATATTATTATATGTTAATCGATTGGTTTATCGATATATCTGGTTGACTGATATAACTGGTTTATTGCAACCATAACCATATTTGAATTCTACGGTGCTTCAAATATTTTGGCTGTAattgaattttcaatttcaatttttggaATGAAATAATGTGAAATGTTCTATTCCATTCATTCCATACACTGTTTTGGGTCAAACATTCCGTAAATTGTTTTACCATTTATAACGAATGCAATAAAATGCTCATTCCATCAATTtcacaaagaaaaataataattcaaagaaAATCATTCCATTAcaaattttatcataaaaaatgaaatgtaTTTCAATTTTCTTCATATTCCATTCATCTTaacatttctttttattaaactaattccATTTTATGATAAACAATTACAGTCATCAGTTTGGTTTATATGGATTCTGCTAATACCCAAACTGTTCTTTTGAAActgttcagttttttttttttttttttttcagaaaacaaCTTATTTTCTCTCAAACAAGCTTTCTCTGAAGTTAATCAATGTACCTGGCTGCACCTTCTGTGCTACAACAactaatcattttttttgtcttcaaaTAACTCCAAAAATCTATCCGAGAAATGGTACAAACAAACGAAATGTCTTGTTATGGTTGCAGCTAGCACATTAAAACATAAAGAATTTAAAGGAAACAATAAAGGCGGGCAACAACATTCACTATTCAGGAGTGGCGTAACCATTCTGTACCCTCGACTGCTCGGTCGGCAAATCCTTATTATCGTTCTTGGTTCCTTCAACTTTCCAAAAATCCCACACTTTGGTGTTAGGTGGAGGAGTACCATCTCCAATTGGTGCGACTAATCCCGGTTTGCCATCATCAATTACAGTGTCTACCAAACCATACTCTTTCGCCTCCCATGGATTCAAGAAGTAATCACGGTCTGTGTCACCTTCAATCTGTACAAGGACATAAGCATTAGGTTGCAAGGAAAATCAAAGAAATGGGATGTAAATTCTAGCATTCATACCTCTGATTCAGGCTTCCCGGTGATTCTAGAGAAAATTTTGTTAAGTTTAATCTTGTGGTACATCATTTCTCTAACGCGAATGCTCATTTCCGTTGCCTACATACATTCAAGGTTTTGTTGTGTTATCGAAACATTCATTCAGTagtagaagagagagagagagaaaaaagtgaaaaaaggAGATTATTACTTTGCCTCCGGCAGAACCAAGTGGCTGATGGATCATAACTTTAGAGTTAGGCATGCAGTAGCGTTTCCCTTTGGAACCAGAAGCAAGGAGAAACGCACCCATGGATGCAGCTAGTCCTAAGCAAACAGTGGATACCTCGGCCTTGCATTGTTTCATTGCATCATATATTCCCATccctgaaaatataaaaaaatgaggccaaattattttcaaaaaactttGCAATCTAGTACAGTATTAAGAATATGGGAACACAAACCAGCAGTGATAGAACCTCCAGGTGAATTGATAAAGAGCGTGATGTCTCTCTCAGAGTCCTGAGCATCTAGTAACAAGAGCTGACTTATCACCAAATCTGCTGTCATATCATCGACCTGAAGAAATAATCAAATTCCAGAGGAAAACGCTTGAGTCTGCCATAGAAGAAGAACAGAGCTTTATCTTCAAAACCATCTCTCTTTCTAAGAAACAATAATATTAGTCAGCCGAAAACAATCTTTAATTTCAATACACTGCTCCAGTAATCATTCTAATCAGTGCAAAATACAAATCTTTACAAAATCAAAGAGCTAAAGAATATGGCAATCTCTATGGTTATACAAGATTAATGCAAATCTGGGTTTAAGTTCATACTTATATGTCACTAATTCGATAAAAGTACAAAAATTCGAAAAAGCCCAAAACCTGAGAACCAAGGAAGACGATTCTTTGACGGAGAAGCATGTTTGTGGTGTCGAGTTCCTCGAAGCTGGGGAGCCGAGAAGGAGACTGAGCAACCGAATCAACGGAGAATTTAGACACATCCCAGTTACTAGACAGGGTTTGTCTGGGTCTGGGTCCGGGTCCAGACGTGTTCATCGAAGACCTAACGCAAAAGGTTTTTGCTCTTTTAGGGATTCTCTGGTGTCGGCTTGGGAGACTCACTTGTTTCCCTGATAGAATCGGATTGAATAGGAAAACATGGTTCGAGGATGAAGACGATACTAGATTCAAACTCATGTTTggtttctaagttttttttctctgtcTCCAGTTTGATTGCGCTAAAGATAAACTGCGAAGCCGATGGGGCTGTTTCTGGAGGCTCTTTTCTGTAGAACTAAACGATGTCGCATCACCTACGAATTGGGTGATATTTTTTTGTCTGCAACGTGTATGATTCTTCTACCCTCTTATTGCTTTACAAGTCTCAATCTTAAAACATCAAACTCAAAGAGTCACATATATAGATTCCAAACAATTTGGAGGCTTGTCTACTTTGGATATTTGGTTTATAAAAGTTTGGATGATGAATTCAATTCTAATCTGATAGGATCGGTTCAATTCGGATTAGTTTATCCAGATTGTTATCTCTTTCACATACTTGAAACCTATGAAAGGAGTACACACGGACCCATAAGCTATCAGAAGTTTCTGAAAACAAATTTAGAGGTTATTAAATGCTCCCAAAAGCACATGAACAAGACTTGCCACAAGAAAAggtttaaaaaagaaaagcatGGGCATCGGTGTTATGCAAATCTCccccaaaagaaaaagaaaaaactgtcATCACTTCCTTAGAAAAGCAACAGTTGCCACACGGGATCCAACAGACCCACCAAACATGAACGTCGGGTATGTCCTAACGTGGCTCAGATACTCAAACGGAGGATGATCAGTTCCACTTGCAGCTTCGGAAGACACATCTCCAGTTAAATTTGATTTTCTCATGTTGAAATTCTCCACCTCTTCCAAGAGTTCGTCCTTTGTGTTGTTACACGACGTAATAACCTTTGAACAGAAGCAGAAACAAAGCATAGAGACAATTGCCTTTAAGGATAACGCTTCTATGGGAAATTATAGCAGCTTTCAACTAAATAATTTTCAGGAGTCAAGAAGGTATTACCAATATTCCACCAGGAGCAACCAGCTTGGACACTGAATCCCAATACATGACTCTGAAAATAGACAAATGAGACTGTCATTGGTTAAGCAAAACAAACTAACTAACCCGAATCCGAGGATCAAAATAAGTATGCTTGGTAACAGAAAGCAACTGCTGTATAAAGGAAATCAATATAGGGAGGTACCTTTTGACAGGACCATCAGGATGCAAACCAATGGCATCTAAAGTTCCTTTGTCCATCACCAGCTTGAACTGCCTTTCCAATTTTGTATCAAGGATATCATCAACCTACGACAGCAAACCGTTAGTTCCTGGTCATAGCGAAGATTTTCCGTTCTGTACTACTACAAGATGCTAACTACATGTAACCAACATATCCCATTCCTTGATTAAGGCCAGTTAGCAACTTAGCATTTACAAGAAAGAAGATAAATACACAGAAAAACTGCACTATTGCGCTAATTACAGCATTAAGCCGTTTATGAAGGAAGAATCCTTGTGGGTTTTGCAAACATTTACGCTAATGAATCTTAAGCAAAAATGATACCATGAAACGTATATTTGGGAAACCATCACGTTGGGAGAGATGTAGAGCGAGTTCAACCGCTCCTTCACTATAATCAGTCCCAGTTAAATCAGAAAACCTGAGCCAGAAAAATGCAAGGATTATGAGATTAGTAATACTAAGTAGAGTATGAATGTAACATTCTGATGAAAATGCGCTGGTGCTTAAATGTTGTGTTAAAGTAAAAGTTATCAATGATACGGCCGTAGAGACTAATATCCCCAAAAGTCATCATGACAACATGATCTGGTGCAAGAGTGAAAGAAGAAAGCCAACACAAGATCTAGGCAGCAGACAAACCAGCCAACAAAGACATGACTACATCTTGTTTATTTTGATTCCTACATGATTCTTAAGTATTTCTTAACTTCTCAGACGCACCTAATGGCAACCAGATAAAGTAAAACCACGGATGTCATAACATAGCTACGCATTTAAGTGACAGAGCATGAAAAGAATGTTTAGAAGCTTACCCCTCCTTAGCAAGCTGATGAAGAAGCAAGCCATTTCCGGTACCAAGGTCAAGCACATTCCAGCTAGACAAATACTTGTCAGCCTGATCATTCACCTCACCGTTGTCAGAAACAGACATCTCCTTTTGAGAAATCTCAACGCACAAGTCTTTCGTCCAAGAGGTAACAATTTCCATGACATCATCTCCAAACCTAAGGTTACCAAGAGAAAACGAAACAAATTAATTAGCTAATGACCAAGAAACGATGGATCAGAGATCTAAATGAAGAGATACTTCCTTACCAAACTTCGCCGGTATGGCCATGCTCCCGGAAATTAGAGAGCTCACCAGAGTAAGCAGCGTCCCAATAGCTTTGGAGACCGAGCATTGACTGTCCTCCATCAGCATCTGGCTCTTCCTTATCCGAACTGTCCACAACAATACTCATTAGATTCAGTAAACCCTAAGATCTGGAAAATCAATTCGACCGTTCCTTCAAACCCTCTGTGAAAATGTACAATTGATTCCTtaacaaaaaccctaatttctcattCTTAGCCCTAGCTTTCTGCGATTTCCCACACCAGCATGAAGCAGAGGAAAGGTATACCTGTAATCTGAAGAGACGCGAAAGTTGGCGGAGGAGAGAGCCTCGGCGGCGTCGGCGTGGCGCTGATCGTCGTCGAGAGTGCTTCCGTACTCGCTCTTGATCGACCACGAATCCGCCGCAATAGATCGGTCGTCGTCCGAAGCCAAGCTATCCGTCGCCGTCGCTCTGGCCTGTTGCTGAGGAGTTGTCTCTGGTTCTTCCGGTGGTAGTCTGATTCCGGCCATGAGATTCGACGCAAGGAAAAGGGGGAAGAAGGTAGGGTTGCTTTTTTGACGCTGTCTGATAGAAAAGAACGATGAAGTTGAAATATCCTACATTGGTTACTCCTCAATAGGGCTGGGTTCGCGGGTCAACCCGCCCCGCATGACCCGCCAACCCGCGGATCGACTCTATTTTTTAAACTCAAAATTCCGACCCGCATAACCCGCGAAAGAAAAATCGTaaacccgcacccgccccgctaaGATTGCAGGTAACCCGCGGGCCCgcatataatattaaatttaataaataattactttttataataaaaattatacatttataatttaaattatataattttcattaatttatatattttttacatatttttatttttatttttatttattttaaaaaaatttagaaaaaaataattttttttttattttgcggGTCGGCGGATACCCGCGACTCAAATTTGGttgacccgcacccgccccgctaaAAATCGACTCAACCCGCACCTGCACCCGCATGCTGAAATTTGTAAATCGatcgacccgcacccgccccgcggcGGGTCAAACGGGGCGGGACCCGCGGGTAATGACCCAAATTCCCAGCTCTACTCCTCAAGTGtaattttattactttgaaaaCCATATTTTGTCATTTACAAAAGTtctgtccaaaaaaaaaaaacatgataataCTCTACGGTAGCgctaaaaaaaaagttttgtcgtaaatataaattttaaagatcaaaatgtccaaaatgtttcattaaaaaaataaatatatatttatatctttagcgttaactaatcaaaattttagcatttagagttaaggggtggggatttgagtttaagtttgaaattgtataaaataaaaattaaatattaaaaatttgaaaataaaaatttgaaaaatagtttcaaaaagtatttcgaattacaaaaaaaaatcaataaaaaattcaattttttttttaaaaaagttcgaatttgaaaacatgaaactataaaaatttagttttttgtttgttttttatttatttatttgtatttatatatctaggatATTAAGGtctttttatctattaaataaaacattttggtcattttcctccgggcaaatctccaaaatagcacatttctaagtttatatcacaaaaatagcactcaaaaactaaaatgatcaaaatagcacatttctaagtttatcttttgaaaattttaatttttttatttttcaaaatttgaaatcttatccccaaaacctcatttgtcaactctaaaccctaaaccctaaactctaaaccctaaaccctaaactctaaaccctaaaccataaaccctaaaccctaaaccctaaactctaaaccctaaaccctaaaccctaaaccctaaaatataaaccctaaaccctaaactctaaaccctaaaccctaaatcctaaaccccaccctttaactctaaaccctaagtttgtgacttttgataaaacattaagtgctatttttgtgacttttgatcttgagtgctagtttgggaacaaaaacttgatttattgctatttttgtctttttttttttcctccttAGAAtctattttgtgataaaaaattgaaatggtctatttaagagaattgcccaaaaaacatttacaaaaagtAACAAAACAACATTTATACATTTGCTAAAGTcttgattatttacatatttttggtttttaattttttgtttttagttttgacatttaaatttttgctttataaaaaaatatataagttttttttaaaaagaacttgAATGAAAATTTCTTTCActtctaatttttaatataacaaaTTATGTCAAAGTAAAATAAAGCTTGTTTTAATGACattacta
This Brassica napus cultivar Da-Ae chromosome C6, Da-Ae, whole genome shotgun sequence DNA region includes the following protein-coding sequences:
- the LOC106348577 gene encoding ATP-dependent Clp protease proteolytic subunit 3, chloroplastic, yielding MSLNLVSSSSSNHVFLFNPILSGKQVSLPSRHQRIPKRAKTFCVRSSMNTSGPGPRPRQTLSSNWDVSKFSVDSVAQSPSRLPSFEELDTTNMLLRQRIVFLGSQVDDMTADLVISQLLLLDAQDSERDITLFINSPGGSITAGMGIYDAMKQCKAEVSTVCLGLAASMGAFLLASGSKGKRYCMPNSKVMIHQPLGSAGGKATEMSIRVREMMYHKIKLNKIFSRITGKPESEIEGDTDRDYFLNPWEAKEYGLVDTVIDDGKPGLVAPIGDGTPPPNTKVWDFWKVEGTKNDNKDLPTEQSRVQNGYATPE
- the LOC106348576 gene encoding EEF1A lysine methyltransferase 2 — its product is MAGIRLPPEEPETTPQQQARATATDSLASDDDRSIAADSWSIKSEYGSTLDDDQRHADAAEALSSANFRVSSDYSSDKEEPDADGGQSMLGLQSYWDAAYSGELSNFREHGHTGEVWFGDDVMEIVTSWTKDLCVEISQKEMSVSDNGEVNDQADKYLSSWNVLDLGTGNGLLLHQLAKEGFSDLTGTDYSEGAVELALHLSQRDGFPNIRFMVDDILDTKLERQFKLVMDKGTLDAIGLHPDGPVKRVMYWDSVSKLVAPGGILVITSCNNTKDELLEEVENFNMRKSNLTGDVSSEAASGTDHPPFEYLSHVRTYPTFMFGGSVGSRVATVAFLRK